One segment of Comamonas thiooxydans DNA contains the following:
- the hmpA gene encoding NO-inducible flavohemoprotein yields MLTERQREIVKATVPLLETGGEALITHFYQTMLGEYPEVRPLFNQAHQQSGAQPRALAHSVLMYAKNIDRLENLGNLPAQIINKHVALQVQAEHYSIVGACLLRAIREVLGAEIATDEVIAAWAAAYQQLADILIGAERAVYEQTAAAEGGWRGARAFKLVRKEAESAEITSFYLEPVDGGAVIAHQPGQYIGLRVVVDGLEQRRNYSLSAPANGKSYRISVKREAGGKVSNHLHDQLHVGDTLELFPPAGHFTLQANAKPLVLISGGVGITPTLPMLQAALPTGREITFIHCARDRGVHAFREKIDALANSHEQLTRRYCYDQAGAGDEVDAQGLLSTDRLAQWLPESRDADVYFLGPRGFMRSVKQSLRELGVPDAQVHYEFFGPAEALA; encoded by the coding sequence ATGCTTACCGAACGTCAACGCGAGATCGTCAAGGCCACCGTACCGCTGCTGGAAACCGGCGGCGAGGCGCTGATCACGCATTTCTACCAGACCATGCTGGGCGAATACCCCGAGGTGCGCCCGCTGTTCAACCAGGCGCACCAGCAAAGCGGTGCCCAGCCACGCGCTCTGGCGCACAGCGTGCTGATGTATGCCAAGAACATTGACCGCCTGGAAAACCTGGGCAATCTGCCCGCCCAGATCATCAACAAGCATGTGGCGCTGCAGGTCCAGGCCGAGCATTACTCCATCGTCGGTGCCTGCCTGCTGCGCGCCATTCGCGAGGTGCTGGGGGCGGAGATCGCCACGGACGAGGTGATCGCCGCCTGGGCCGCCGCCTATCAGCAGCTGGCCGATATCCTGATCGGTGCGGAGCGCGCGGTGTACGAGCAGACTGCGGCAGCCGAAGGTGGCTGGCGCGGTGCGCGTGCCTTCAAGTTGGTGCGCAAAGAGGCCGAAAGCGCCGAGATCACGTCCTTCTATCTGGAACCCGTGGACGGCGGCGCGGTGATCGCCCATCAGCCAGGTCAGTACATCGGTCTGCGCGTGGTGGTTGACGGCCTGGAGCAGCGCCGCAACTACTCGCTGTCGGCGCCTGCCAACGGCAAGAGCTATCGCATCAGCGTCAAGCGCGAGGCCGGCGGCAAGGTCTCCAACCATTTGCACGACCAGTTGCACGTGGGCGATACGCTGGAGCTGTTCCCGCCCGCTGGCCATTTCACCTTGCAGGCCAATGCCAAGCCCCTGGTGCTGATCAGCGGCGGTGTGGGCATCACGCCCACGCTGCCCATGCTGCAGGCCGCGCTGCCCACGGGGCGCGAGATCACCTTCATCCACTGCGCGCGCGATCGCGGCGTGCATGCCTTCCGCGAGAAGATCGATGCGCTGGCTAACAGCCACGAGCAGCTCACGCGCCGCTATTGCTACGACCAGGCGGGAGCCGGCGACGAGGTCGACGCCCAGGGCCTGCTGAGCACTGACCGACTGGCCCAGTGGCTGCCCGAGTCGCGCGATGCCGATGTCTACTTCCTGGGCCCGCGCGGCTTCATGCGCAGTGTCAAGCAGTCGCTGCGTGAACTCGGTGTGCCCGACGCCCAGGTGCACTACGAGTTCTTCGGCCCTGCGGAAGCTCTGGCCTGA
- a CDS encoding DUF3297 family protein, whose protein sequence is MTEATRPELPDHLSVDPRSPHHVAAVFEHDIGIRFNGKDRFDVEEYCVSEGWVKVPAGKTLDRKGKPLLIKLKGTVEAYYR, encoded by the coding sequence ATGACCGAAGCCACCCGCCCCGAACTGCCCGACCATCTGTCCGTTGACCCTCGCAGCCCCCACCATGTGGCCGCCGTGTTCGAGCACGACATCGGCATCCGCTTCAACGGCAAGGATCGCTTTGACGTCGAGGAATACTGCGTCAGCGAAGGCTGGGTCAAGGTGCCCGCCGGCAAGACCCTGGACCGCAAGGGCAAGCCCCTGCTGATCAAGCTCAAGGGTACGGTCGAAGCGTATTACCGTTGA
- the norR gene encoding nitric oxide reductase transcriptional regulator NorR: protein MTTSHILNAVSPLIADLAQDLSERERLRRLLAALRNLLPADAVALLKLEGEWLRPMAIDGLMPDTLGRRFRLGEHPRFAQLLAAGQAMRFEPDSPLPDPYDGLVAHKGQAISELHVHDCMGCVLQLGGLPWGLLTLDALEPGRFADPAALAMLQAFSNLAAATVATAERVHQLSQLARGATGSARAAAPPERGLQGASPVMRQLQKDIALVAASDLCVLVTGETGTGKELVAQAVHAQSGRADKPMISINCAALPDNLVESELFGHVRGAFTGALTERSGKFEQAHQGTLFLDEVGELSLPVQAKLLRVLQSGQLQRLGSDREHHVDVRVIAATNRDLAAEVRAGRMRADFYHRLNVYPLAVPPLRERDSDVLQLAGYFLEENRSRLRLGGLRLDTAAQAALLNRSWPGNVRELEHCISRAVLRALSRNDGSAGRAGTRLRIVTLGLADLWERVEAPAAAQATASMDPATATAAPEAGLRAAVSAYERQLVSSSLARHRGSWAAAARELQLDRANLQRLAKRLEIDRP, encoded by the coding sequence ATGACAACATCTCACATTCTCAACGCCGTCAGCCCGCTGATAGCCGATCTGGCCCAGGACCTGTCCGAGCGCGAACGTCTGCGCCGCCTTCTGGCCGCACTGCGCAATCTGTTGCCCGCCGATGCCGTCGCCCTGCTGAAGCTCGAAGGCGAATGGCTACGCCCCATGGCGATCGACGGCCTGATGCCGGACACGCTGGGCCGGCGCTTTCGCCTGGGCGAGCATCCACGCTTTGCCCAGCTGCTGGCAGCCGGCCAGGCCATGCGCTTCGAACCCGACAGTCCCCTGCCCGATCCCTATGACGGGCTGGTGGCGCACAAAGGCCAGGCCATCAGCGAGCTGCATGTGCATGACTGCATGGGCTGCGTGCTGCAACTGGGCGGCCTGCCCTGGGGTCTGCTGACGCTGGACGCGCTGGAGCCGGGCCGGTTCGCCGACCCCGCGGCGCTGGCCATGCTGCAGGCCTTCAGCAATCTGGCCGCAGCCACCGTGGCCACGGCCGAGCGCGTGCACCAGCTGTCCCAGCTCGCGCGCGGCGCCACCGGCTCGGCCAGAGCGGCCGCGCCGCCGGAGCGCGGACTGCAGGGCGCAAGCCCCGTCATGCGCCAGCTGCAGAAAGACATTGCCCTGGTCGCCGCCAGCGATCTTTGCGTGCTCGTCACCGGCGAAACCGGCACCGGCAAGGAACTGGTGGCCCAGGCCGTGCATGCGCAGTCGGGCCGTGCCGACAAGCCCATGATCAGCATCAACTGCGCGGCCCTGCCCGACAACCTGGTCGAGAGCGAGCTGTTCGGCCATGTGCGCGGGGCCTTCACCGGAGCACTGACCGAGCGCAGCGGCAAGTTCGAGCAGGCGCATCAGGGCACGCTGTTCCTGGACGAGGTCGGCGAACTCTCGCTGCCCGTGCAGGCCAAGCTCCTGCGCGTGCTGCAAAGCGGCCAGCTGCAGCGCCTGGGTTCGGACCGGGAGCATCATGTGGATGTGCGCGTGATCGCCGCCACCAACCGCGACCTGGCTGCGGAGGTCCGCGCCGGGCGCATGCGCGCGGACTTCTATCACCGCCTCAATGTCTATCCGCTCGCCGTGCCGCCACTACGCGAGCGCGACAGCGATGTGCTGCAGCTGGCGGGCTATTTCCTCGAGGAGAACCGCTCGAGGCTCAGGCTCGGCGGCCTTCGCCTGGATACGGCCGCACAGGCGGCCCTGCTCAATCGCAGCTGGCCCGGCAATGTACGCGAGCTCGAGCACTGCATCAGCCGCGCCGTGCTCAGGGCCCTGAGCCGCAATGACGGCAGCGCCGGCCGCGCGGGAACCAGACTGCGCATCGTGACCCTGGGACTTGCCGATCTCTGGGAGCGGGTCGAGGCGCCTGCCGCCGCACAGGCCACCGCGTCCATGGACCCGGCCACCGCAACGGCAGCGCCCGAGGCCGGTCTGCGCGCTGCCGTCAGCGCCTATGAACGCCAGCTGGTCAGCTCCAGCCTGGCCCGCCACCGGGGCAGCTGGGCCGCCGCAGCGCGCGAGCTGCAGCTCGATCGCGCCAATCTGCAGCGCCTGGCCAAGCGACTTGAGATCGACAGGCCTTGA
- a CDS encoding ligand-gated channel protein: MPIHAAAAAGFATACASSPSRPLITVRRSLRPLLGMALAAVGLLTHGLTAAQEKSLETVVVTASGFEQEIKDAPASISVITREELEKGSYNNLHDALRDVPGVNLVPSDNNSNDISLRGMGVNYTLILVDGKRTNTRETQANGSTGTDQSWVPPLEAIERIEVVRGPMSSLYGSDAMGGVINIITRKVAKQWMGSIRTEATLQERSSSGNIYQSNFYLSGPIQTDLLGLSIYGNYNKRGEDNILNGYNDYDNRALNVKLALTPNKDHDIIAELGTGKQHYTSTPGKTLAATAALSDRKFERDNFSLQHKGRWGWASSDTYLQQEKTRNLSRDMTIKNTVFNSSWVAPLGASHLMTTGVSYNEQDLTDTTTNTLPNASRTGINRSQWAVFAEDEWRLHQDFALTGGLRYDHDSQAGGQVSPRLYGVWNLAPQWTVKGGVSTGFRAPSLRQTVGDWGQSSRGGNIYGNPDLKPETSLTKEIGVLYDSGAGTTAGLTVFDNEFEDKITRVACPSCGPLNSSGRVPTTNINVDNAITRGLEASLGTQLSKTLRLKTNYTFTKSEQKSGEFAGMPLNQLPRHLFNVSLDWSPTAQLNGWLKASYRGEESAPTGGASSGSFTQKSYTMLDLGGSYKLNKTVTLYAGIYNLLDKQVIYDGVNYDTVLDGRRYWLGMNVKF, encoded by the coding sequence ATGCCAATTCATGCAGCCGCTGCTGCAGGCTTCGCCACGGCCTGCGCCTCTTCACCTTCCCGTCCTCTGATCACCGTCCGCCGGTCGCTGCGCCCCTTGCTGGGCATGGCGTTGGCGGCTGTCGGCCTGCTGACCCACGGGCTGACCGCGGCGCAGGAAAAATCGCTGGAGACGGTGGTGGTGACGGCCTCGGGCTTCGAGCAGGAGATCAAGGATGCGCCGGCATCGATTTCCGTCATCACGCGCGAAGAGCTGGAAAAAGGCAGCTACAACAATCTGCATGACGCGCTGCGCGATGTGCCCGGCGTGAATCTGGTGCCTTCGGACAACAATTCCAACGACATCAGCCTGCGCGGCATGGGCGTGAACTACACCCTGATCCTGGTGGACGGCAAGCGCACCAACACGCGCGAAACCCAGGCCAACGGCTCCACCGGCACCGACCAGAGCTGGGTGCCGCCGCTGGAGGCGATCGAGCGCATCGAGGTGGTGCGCGGCCCCATGTCCTCGCTCTACGGCTCGGACGCCATGGGCGGCGTGATCAACATCATCACGCGTAAGGTGGCCAAACAGTGGATGGGCTCCATCCGCACCGAAGCCACGCTGCAGGAGCGCTCGTCCTCGGGCAATATCTACCAGAGCAATTTCTATCTGTCCGGCCCCATACAGACCGATCTGCTGGGCCTGAGCATCTACGGCAACTACAACAAGCGCGGCGAGGACAATATCCTCAACGGCTACAACGACTACGACAACCGCGCGCTGAACGTCAAGCTGGCGCTGACCCCCAACAAGGACCACGACATCATTGCCGAGCTGGGCACGGGCAAGCAGCACTACACCTCGACACCGGGCAAGACGCTGGCGGCCACGGCGGCACTCAGCGATCGTAAGTTCGAGCGCGACAACTTCTCGCTGCAGCACAAGGGGCGCTGGGGCTGGGCGTCCTCGGACACCTATCTGCAGCAGGAGAAGACGCGCAATCTGTCGCGCGACATGACCATCAAGAACACGGTCTTCAACAGCAGCTGGGTGGCACCGCTAGGGGCCAGCCATCTGATGACCACGGGCGTGAGCTACAACGAGCAGGACCTGACGGACACCACCACCAACACCTTGCCCAATGCCAGCCGCACCGGCATCAATCGCAGCCAGTGGGCCGTGTTTGCCGAGGACGAGTGGCGTCTGCACCAGGACTTCGCACTGACCGGCGGCCTGCGCTACGACCATGACAGCCAGGCCGGTGGCCAGGTCAGCCCGCGTCTGTATGGCGTGTGGAATCTGGCCCCGCAGTGGACGGTCAAGGGCGGCGTTTCCACGGGATTTCGTGCGCCGTCGCTGCGTCAGACCGTGGGTGACTGGGGTCAGAGCAGCCGTGGCGGCAATATCTACGGCAACCCGGATCTGAAGCCCGAAACCTCGCTGACCAAGGAAATTGGCGTGCTCTACGACAGCGGCGCCGGCACCACGGCAGGGCTGACGGTGTTCGACAACGAGTTCGAGGACAAGATCACCCGCGTGGCCTGCCCCAGCTGCGGCCCGCTCAACAGCTCGGGCCGCGTGCCCACCACCAACATCAATGTGGACAACGCCATCACGCGTGGCCTGGAGGCCTCGCTGGGCACGCAGCTGAGCAAGACGCTGCGCCTGAAGACCAACTACACCTTCACCAAGTCCGAGCAAAAGAGCGGCGAGTTTGCTGGCATGCCGCTGAACCAGCTGCCACGCCATCTGTTCAATGTCTCGCTGGACTGGAGCCCCACGGCCCAGCTCAACGGCTGGCTCAAGGCTTCCTACCGCGGCGAGGAAAGCGCGCCCACGGGCGGAGCGTCCTCGGGCAGCTTCACCCAGAAGAGCTACACCATGCTGGATCTGGGCGGCTCCTACAAGCTCAACAAGACCGTCACGCTGTACGCGGGCATCTACAACCTGCTGGACAAGCAGGTCATCTATGACGGCGTCAATTACGACACCGTGCTCGACGGCCGCCGCTATTGGCTGGGCATGAACGTCAAGTTCTGA
- a CDS encoding FKBP-type peptidyl-prolyl cis-trans isomerase: MKKAISVIGFVFALGAGAVVHAAPVTTASGLIYESQVEGSGPSPKATDTVKVHYRGYFPDTGKEFDSSYARKQPIEFPLNGVIPCWTEGVQKMKVGGKAKLTCPPGIAYGSRGAGRAVPPNATLNFDVELLGIQGR; this comes from the coding sequence ATGAAAAAAGCAATCTCCGTGATCGGGTTTGTATTTGCTCTGGGCGCTGGCGCAGTGGTTCATGCTGCGCCGGTCACTACCGCCAGCGGGCTGATCTATGAAAGCCAGGTCGAAGGCAGCGGGCCCAGTCCCAAGGCGACGGACACCGTCAAGGTGCACTACCGCGGCTACTTCCCCGATACCGGCAAGGAGTTCGACAGCTCCTATGCACGCAAGCAGCCCATCGAGTTCCCGCTCAATGGCGTGATTCCCTGCTGGACCGAGGGCGTGCAGAAGATGAAAGTGGGTGGCAAGGCCAAGCTGACATGCCCCCCCGGCATAGCCTATGGCAGCCGTGGTGCAGGCCGTGCCGTTCCCCCCAATGCCACGCTGAACTTCGATGTGGAGCTGCTGGGCATCCAGGGCCGCTGA
- a CDS encoding DUF445 domain-containing protein — protein sequence MLTEEQRLSLQRAKRLPLILLLLVTAGFIATALAGSRWGLEGQAVPLWLVCLRAICEAAMVGALADWFAVSALFRHIPLPLVGRHTAIIPRNKDRIGRNLATFVRDKFLDAPSLVALIERNNPAQALADWLTAPANSQLLGRQVARLALAALEMVQDKQVEKFLTQSLKAVMQHVDLSRAAASLLSGLTAGGRHQEVLDDVLARISSVLRQEQTHVLIAQTIVVWLKREHPIKEKMLPTDWLSDKGASVIASALDSLLQDVAQNPGHRLRQAFDNSIQRLIDGLQNDPAYAERVEKLRNYLLHDEKLAVYLRELWAGWRARLERDLADENSAMARRAAVMGRWLGQALAHDEALRNSMNERLKRWATTLAPDVSQFIARHIADTVQRWDAEQLATLIEAHIGKDLQYIRINGTLVGGAIGLLLFLISHAAALWRSLLAWLG from the coding sequence ATGCTCACCGAAGAACAACGCCTGTCCCTGCAGCGCGCCAAGCGGCTGCCGCTGATTTTGCTGCTGCTGGTGACAGCCGGCTTCATTGCCACGGCGCTGGCGGGCTCGCGCTGGGGACTGGAGGGCCAGGCCGTTCCGCTATGGCTGGTGTGTCTGCGGGCCATCTGCGAGGCCGCCATGGTGGGGGCGCTGGCCGACTGGTTTGCGGTCTCGGCGCTGTTTCGCCATATTCCGCTGCCGCTGGTGGGGCGGCACACGGCCATCATTCCGCGCAACAAGGATCGCATAGGCCGTAACCTGGCCACTTTCGTGCGCGACAAGTTTCTCGACGCGCCCTCGCTGGTGGCTCTGATCGAGCGCAACAACCCGGCCCAGGCGCTGGCGGACTGGCTGACGGCTCCCGCCAACAGCCAGCTGCTGGGCAGGCAGGTGGCGCGGCTGGCGCTGGCGGCGCTGGAGATGGTGCAGGACAAGCAGGTAGAGAAGTTTCTGACCCAGTCGCTCAAGGCCGTGATGCAGCATGTGGATCTGTCGCGCGCGGCGGCATCGCTGCTGTCGGGGCTGACGGCGGGCGGGCGCCATCAGGAGGTGCTGGACGATGTGCTGGCGCGCATCAGCAGCGTGCTGCGCCAGGAACAGACCCATGTGCTGATCGCGCAGACCATCGTGGTCTGGCTCAAGCGCGAGCATCCGATCAAGGAAAAAATGCTGCCCACGGACTGGCTCAGCGACAAGGGGGCCAGCGTGATTGCCAGCGCTCTGGACAGCCTGCTGCAGGATGTGGCCCAGAACCCCGGCCACCGTTTGCGCCAGGCCTTCGACAACTCCATACAGCGCCTGATAGACGGTCTGCAGAACGACCCCGCCTACGCCGAGAGGGTAGAAAAACTGCGCAACTATCTGCTGCATGACGAGAAGCTGGCCGTCTATCTGCGCGAGCTATGGGCCGGCTGGCGCGCCCGGCTGGAACGCGATCTGGCCGACGAAAACTCGGCCATGGCACGGCGTGCCGCCGTGATGGGGCGCTGGCTGGGGCAGGCGCTGGCGCATGACGAGGCGCTGCGCAACTCCATGAACGAGCGCCTCAAGCGCTGGGCGACCACGCTGGCACCCGATGTTTCGCAGTTCATCGCCCGCCATATTGCCGACACGGTGCAGCGCTGGGATGCCGAGCAACTGGCCACGCTGATCGAGGCGCATATCGGCAAGGATCTGCAGTACATACGCATCAACGGAACGCTGGTGGGCGGGGCCATCGGCTTGCTGCTGTTTCTGATCTCGCATGCCGCAGCCTTGTGGCGCAGCCTGCTGGCCTGGCTGGGATAA